In one Spirosoma rigui genomic region, the following are encoded:
- a CDS encoding nitrilase-related carbon-nitrogen hydrolase — translation MSYKALALQLTCQSIHPCSNRDEAEAVMRQRIDHIEKQLAASISLLGRDTLLVTVPEFFLSGPPVNETVPEWREKAALDINGPIYEALGAMVQRQQIYFAGNAYEQDPFFPELYFQTSFIIGPSGDVLLRYRRLNAVYTPTPHDVWQLYLDAYGYDSLFPVVKTNIGNLACIASEDIMYPEVARCLAMRGAEVLLHSTSENSSVRQTPRLVARLARAAENMTYLVSANSAGVINSPVPAGSSDGGSTLVDPKGLVLAEAGYGESMTASADIDLVALREFRQRPALNNMLARQRYELYADSYTKTSVYPPDTLLSQPADRQYFLKTQQDVIRKLYS, via the coding sequence TAAAGCCCTAGCCCTTCAACTTACCTGTCAATCTATTCATCCCTGCTCCAACCGCGACGAAGCCGAAGCTGTCATGCGCCAACGTATTGACCATATCGAAAAGCAACTCGCGGCATCCATTAGTCTCCTGGGCCGCGACACGCTGCTCGTTACAGTGCCGGAATTTTTCCTGTCCGGCCCGCCCGTGAACGAGACTGTCCCGGAATGGCGCGAGAAAGCCGCTCTCGACATCAATGGCCCCATTTACGAAGCCCTCGGTGCTATGGTGCAGCGGCAGCAGATTTATTTTGCCGGCAACGCCTATGAACAGGATCCTTTTTTTCCCGAGTTGTACTTCCAGACTAGTTTTATCATCGGGCCGAGTGGCGATGTTCTACTGCGCTACCGACGGCTGAACGCGGTCTACACCCCCACCCCACACGATGTGTGGCAGTTGTACCTGGATGCTTACGGGTATGACTCCCTTTTCCCGGTAGTCAAAACCAACATCGGCAACCTGGCCTGCATTGCTTCCGAAGATATTATGTATCCCGAAGTAGCCCGTTGCCTGGCCATGCGCGGGGCCGAGGTACTGCTTCATTCCACTTCCGAGAACAGCAGCGTACGCCAAACGCCCCGCCTGGTAGCCCGACTGGCGCGGGCCGCCGAAAACATGACGTATCTGGTATCGGCCAACTCGGCGGGTGTCATCAACAGTCCTGTCCCGGCGGGTTCCAGCGACGGCGGCTCCACCCTGGTCGATCCCAAAGGTCTGGTACTGGCCGAGGCCGGTTACGGCGAGAGCATGACCGCCAGCGCCGACATTGACCTGGTTGCCCTGCGGGAGTTCCGGCAACGCCCGGCGCTGAATAACATGCTGGCCCGGCAGCGTTACGAACTATACGCCGACAGCTATACCAAAACCAGCGTGTACCCGCCCGATACGCTCCTGAGCCAGCCCGCCGACCGCCAGTATTTCCTCAAAACACAGCAGGATGTAATCAGAAAACTCTACAGCTAG